The Solibacillus sp. FSL W7-1464 genome contains a region encoding:
- a CDS encoding MurR/RpiR family transcriptional regulator, translating to MKNAITRIEMIFNNLKPTQREVAKFILDNPNFVINNSIQQVAQASKKSEATIVRFCKELEFEGFKDLKMGILTSLNLQKDQQQQGIYKQLLKDSTLEESVSVISNNNQNAILEMVKLIDYGKLNDAIEIMYKSDAIFIAGVGASALVAQDFLLKCQRIDKRCEALTDSHQMLVKSVHLKPTDIVFLVTYSGETKEIVEFAKLAKEKGTTIIALTTFINNTVQSLADINLYVSATEANERIGATSSRISQLNMIDILFTCIARKDFEKSVQLFKETKAVIQKGV from the coding sequence ATGAAAAATGCTATTACAAGAATTGAAATGATTTTCAACAACTTAAAACCTACTCAGAGAGAAGTTGCAAAATTTATTTTGGATAATCCTAATTTTGTAATAAATAATTCTATTCAACAAGTAGCACAGGCGAGTAAAAAAAGTGAAGCAACAATCGTGAGATTTTGTAAGGAATTGGAATTCGAAGGGTTTAAGGACTTAAAGATGGGAATACTAACATCTTTGAATTTGCAAAAGGATCAACAACAGCAAGGGATTTACAAGCAACTATTGAAAGACTCTACCTTGGAGGAATCTGTATCAGTTATCTCAAACAATAATCAAAATGCGATATTGGAAATGGTGAAATTGATTGATTATGGAAAGCTCAATGACGCAATTGAAATAATGTATAAATCCGATGCCATTTTCATTGCAGGTGTAGGGGCATCGGCATTAGTAGCCCAAGATTTCCTGCTGAAATGCCAAAGGATTGATAAACGTTGCGAAGCTTTGACGGACAGCCATCAAATGCTTGTAAAATCCGTTCATTTAAAACCGACAGACATAGTTTTTCTAGTGACTTACTCAGGAGAGACGAAGGAAATAGTAGAATTTGCAAAGTTGGCTAAGGAAAAAGGAACAACGATTATTGCCTTGACTACTTTTATTAATAATACGGTTCAATCGTTGGCTGATATTAATTTGTATGTTTCAGCTACTGAAGCCAATGAGCGTATAGGAGCGACATCTTCTCGTATTTCACAATTAAATATGATAGATATTTTGTTTACTTGCATTGCTCGGAAAGACTTTGAGAAATCTGTTCAACTATTTAAAGAGACGAAGGCAGTCATACAAAAAGGGGTGTGA
- a CDS encoding prephenate dehydrogenase: MTRNVFVIGLGLIGGSVAMALQKAPHTKVFGYDAHEQTRQLADTLQVVHEVVKNPAEFAKEADVIIFGTPVNITLDFMDKLKSWELKRNVIITDTGSTKAKIMEKALELRQMGITFIGGHPMAGSHKSGITAAKPYLLENAYYMLTPLEGEELEKLAALDDLLKFTLGKMVVVDAKVHDHMTAVVSHFPHIIAASLVHQLNSEKQTYPMTSSLAAGGFRDITRIASSNPALWRDITMQNKQELVGQLDKWLTEMQRVRNLLAEGDAKAIENYFSEARDVRDRLPVANGALYMPYDLYVDIPDYPGVISEVTGLLAENNISITNIRIVETRVDVFGILVISFQTNEDRERAAQCIEHKAKYDTYIS, encoded by the coding sequence ATGACACGAAATGTCTTCGTAATCGGACTGGGGTTAATTGGTGGATCTGTGGCGATGGCTTTGCAGAAGGCACCACATACAAAAGTATTCGGCTATGATGCTCATGAACAGACGCGACAATTGGCGGACACATTACAAGTCGTCCATGAAGTTGTTAAAAATCCTGCAGAGTTTGCAAAAGAGGCGGACGTAATTATATTTGGCACTCCGGTAAATATAACACTCGATTTTATGGACAAGTTAAAATCTTGGGAATTAAAACGCAATGTCATTATTACGGATACAGGCAGTACGAAGGCGAAAATAATGGAAAAAGCATTAGAGCTGAGGCAAATGGGCATTACATTTATCGGAGGGCACCCAATGGCGGGTTCCCATAAAAGCGGTATTACTGCAGCAAAACCGTATCTACTGGAAAATGCCTATTATATGCTGACACCTCTTGAAGGAGAAGAACTTGAAAAGCTGGCGGCACTGGACGACCTGCTGAAATTTACGCTCGGGAAAATGGTCGTTGTCGATGCAAAGGTACATGATCATATGACGGCTGTTGTCAGCCATTTTCCTCACATAATTGCGGCATCTTTAGTACACCAGTTAAATAGTGAAAAGCAGACTTATCCAATGACCTCTTCGTTAGCTGCCGGCGGTTTCCGTGATATTACACGTATCGCCTCCTCAAACCCTGCTTTATGGCGTGATATTACAATGCAAAACAAGCAGGAACTAGTCGGACAGCTTGATAAATGGCTCACAGAAATGCAGCGGGTACGCAATCTGTTGGCTGAGGGTGATGCGAAAGCAATCGAAAACTACTTCAGTGAAGCGCGTGATGTCCGGGACCGTTTGCCTGTTGCAAACGGTGCTCTGTATATGCCGTATGATCTGTATGTCGATATCCCGGATTATCCTGGGGTTATTTCAGAAGTGACAGGTTTATTGGCAGAAAATAATATAAGTATTACTAATATACGTATCGTTGAAACACGGGTCGATGTATTCGGGATTCTGGTCATTAGTTTCCAGACAAACGAAGACCGGGAACGTGCAGCGCAGTGCATTGAACACAAGGCAAAGTACGATACATATATTTCATAA
- the aroA gene encoding 3-phosphoshikimate 1-carboxyvinyltransferase, with translation MSTTLQYSQPSLQGDITVPGDKSVSHRSVMFGSIAKGKTTVSGFLLGEDCLRTIDCFQKLGVDIEVNGTDVTINSSGIDGWTEPKEVLYTGNSGTTTRLMLGLLSGTKLHTIMTGDESIGKRPMRRVADPLRLMGAQIAGRDNGQYTPLAIQGGPLKAIDYKMPVASAQVKSAILLAGIRAEGTTVVREEEISRDHTERMLRQFGATVTVEDGVVSLQGGQTLTGTHVNVPGDISSAAFFLVAGAIAKNSKIVLKNVGINETRDGILEVLQQMGAKMSVAIDDKHAAEPTATITIETSNLEGTTVGGAIIPRLIDEIPVIALLATQAAGKTIIKDAEELKVKETNRIDAVVNELKKLGANIEATEDGMVIEGPTPLHGGSLKTYGDHRIGMMGAIAALIADGEVELDDADCIAVSYPTFFEHLNSLSK, from the coding sequence ATGAGTACTACATTGCAATACAGTCAACCGTCATTACAGGGAGATATTACAGTACCGGGTGACAAATCGGTTTCGCATCGCTCGGTTATGTTCGGCTCGATTGCAAAAGGAAAAACGACGGTCAGCGGCTTCTTATTAGGAGAAGACTGTCTCCGTACAATTGACTGTTTCCAAAAGCTTGGGGTAGACATTGAAGTTAACGGGACTGATGTAACGATAAACAGTTCGGGAATCGATGGTTGGACAGAACCGAAAGAAGTGCTTTACACAGGAAATTCCGGTACGACAACGCGTTTAATGCTCGGGCTATTATCCGGCACGAAACTACATACAATTATGACAGGTGACGAATCGATTGGTAAGCGTCCGATGCGTCGTGTAGCAGATCCTTTACGTTTAATGGGTGCACAAATAGCAGGGCGAGACAATGGACAATATACGCCACTCGCAATTCAGGGTGGACCGTTAAAAGCGATCGACTACAAAATGCCTGTTGCAAGTGCCCAAGTGAAATCCGCTATTTTACTTGCCGGTATACGTGCGGAAGGTACAACGGTTGTGCGTGAGGAAGAGATTTCACGTGATCATACAGAACGTATGCTGCGACAGTTCGGGGCAACGGTAACAGTTGAAGATGGTGTCGTGTCATTGCAGGGCGGCCAAACACTGACAGGAACACATGTAAATGTACCGGGAGATATTTCCTCTGCTGCATTTTTCCTTGTTGCTGGTGCTATTGCGAAAAACAGTAAAATTGTTCTGAAAAACGTAGGTATTAATGAGACACGTGACGGCATTTTGGAAGTGCTTCAACAGATGGGTGCGAAAATGTCTGTTGCAATCGATGACAAGCATGCGGCAGAGCCAACTGCTACAATCACGATTGAAACATCCAATCTAGAAGGAACGACAGTGGGAGGCGCTATTATTCCTCGCCTAATCGATGAAATACCGGTTATTGCGCTGCTTGCGACACAAGCAGCCGGTAAAACAATCATTAAAGATGCGGAAGAACTTAAAGTGAAAGAAACAAACCGTATTGATGCGGTTGTCAATGAGTTAAAGAAGCTGGGCGCAAATATTGAAGCAACAGAAGATGGTATGGTAATCGAAGGTCCGACACCTTTACATGGTGGAAGTTTAAAAACATATGGTGATCACCGTATTGGGATGATGGGCGCAATCGCTGCCCTGATTGCGGACGGGGAAGTGGAATTGGATGATGCGGACTGTATCGCTGTTTCCTACCCGACATTTTTTGAACATCTGAATAGTTTATCGAAATAA